In one Actinomyces trachealis genomic region, the following are encoded:
- a CDS encoding sodium:proton antiporter, producing the protein MHLQWWSTLPFAIMLASIAVLPLVPATSHWWERRSSQLTVALTLGLPVAVWMWASLGWQVVFATVVEYGQFIALLLALFVVSGGIFLKGDIEATPRNNTIFLAVGGVLASFVGTTGAAMLLIRPLLNTNQERRYRVHTVLYTIFIVANCGGLLTPLGDPPLFLGFLRGVPFTWTFSLVPEWLFVNVMLLISYYGLDTWYYGRESAASVREDRADIEPLGLLGASNLVWFAVIIAAVAFAPSVNVEAIEAGHASPMDWLPIREIIMLSAAACSYFLGSKRVRFEDNQFEWGPISEVASLFIGIFLTMIPALHYLDEVANSLPLNRITFFVFTGGLSSMLDNAPTYATFFELAGQVAHPGGATIAGVPELYLVSISLGAVLCGAITYIGNGPNFMVKSVAEARAVEMPSFGGYIGQAVTHLVPVLTAMVCLFIAESWWARLVGLVLVAIVLANSARLILKGRRIALVDA; encoded by the coding sequence ATGCACCTGCAGTGGTGGTCTACCCTGCCATTCGCCATAATGCTCGCGTCCATCGCCGTGCTGCCGCTCGTTCCCGCAACTTCGCACTGGTGGGAGAGGCGCTCAAGCCAGCTCACAGTGGCGCTGACGCTGGGCCTGCCTGTGGCCGTGTGGATGTGGGCCTCACTGGGCTGGCAAGTTGTCTTCGCCACAGTCGTGGAGTACGGCCAGTTCATCGCCCTGCTGCTCGCGCTGTTCGTCGTCTCCGGCGGCATCTTCCTCAAAGGTGACATCGAGGCAACCCCACGCAACAACACCATCTTCCTGGCGGTCGGCGGTGTGCTGGCCAGCTTCGTAGGCACCACTGGTGCGGCCATGCTGCTGATCCGCCCCCTGCTCAACACCAACCAGGAACGTCGCTACCGGGTCCACACCGTCCTGTACACGATCTTCATCGTGGCCAACTGTGGTGGCCTCCTAACTCCCCTAGGCGACCCGCCGCTCTTCCTCGGTTTCCTCCGGGGTGTGCCCTTCACCTGGACCTTCAGCCTGGTCCCCGAGTGGCTATTCGTGAACGTGATGCTGCTCATCAGCTACTACGGCCTAGACACCTGGTACTACGGCCGCGAATCCGCCGCCTCCGTACGCGAAGACCGGGCAGACATTGAGCCCCTGGGGCTGCTCGGTGCCAGCAACCTGGTCTGGTTCGCCGTCATCATCGCTGCCGTGGCCTTCGCGCCGTCGGTGAATGTGGAGGCCATCGAGGCAGGCCACGCTAGCCCGATGGACTGGCTGCCCATCCGCGAGATCATCATGCTGTCCGCTGCGGCCTGTTCCTATTTCCTGGGCAGCAAGCGAGTGCGCTTTGAGGACAACCAGTTTGAATGGGGGCCGATCTCCGAGGTCGCCTCCCTGTTCATCGGCATCTTCCTGACCATGATCCCGGCCCTGCACTACCTGGACGAGGTAGCGAACTCCCTGCCGCTGAACCGTATAACGTTCTTTGTGTTCACCGGGGGGCTCTCTTCCATGCTGGACAACGCCCCCACCTATGCGACCTTCTTTGAGCTGGCTGGGCAGGTAGCCCACCCTGGTGGCGCCACGATCGCTGGGGTGCCTGAACTCTACCTGGTGTCGATCTCCTTGGGTGCAGTGCTGTGTGGTGCCATCACCTACATTGGCAACGGGCCGAACTTCATGGTGAAGTCCGTAGCTGAGGCCCGGGCCGTGGAGATGCCGTCCTTCGGTGGCTACATCGGACAGGCGGTAACCCACCTGGTTCCGGTCCTCACTGCCATGGTCTGCTTGTTCATTGCCGAGAGCTGGTGGGCCAGGCTTGTGGGCCTCGTGCTGGTGGCAATCGTGCTAGCCAACAGCGCCCGACTCATACTCAAGGGCCGCCGCATCGCCCTGGTAGACGCCTGA
- a CDS encoding glycoside hydrolase N-terminal domain-containing protein yields MATAGLALTGVAATNTTTVVAAPAIAPASIEPLSTAQDQLVLRYDEPANDWQSRSLPIGNGAMGASIFGGVSQDSIQMNEKTL; encoded by the coding sequence GTGGCGACTGCCGGGCTGGCCCTAACCGGCGTAGCCGCTACCAACACCACAACGGTCGTAGCCGCACCCGCGATAGCCCCTGCCAGCATTGAGCCCCTGTCCACCGCCCAAGACCAGTTAGTGCTGCGCTACGACGAGCCTGCCAACGACTGGCAGTCCCGCTCCCTGCCCATCGGCAACGGTGCCATGGGCGCCTCCATCTTTGGCGGTGTGAGCCAAGACTCCATCCAAATGAATGAGAAAACGCTGTGA